The genomic region GATGACAGTTGGTAAAGCCCATTTCACAGTATCCGGGAGCCTCCCAAGCTTGGCAGATGAGGGGTATGTTTTTGGGAAGCACTTCTTGAGCGTTTTTATCAAAATGATCATTATGACCATGGGTCACTAATACCCCATTCACATCTAATAACTGCTGATAATCAACAGGTAGATCGATTAAGGGGTTTCTATGATCATTATGCGTCATAAAAACAGGGGGATAACTCCCTTTCGGTGCGAATAATGGATCAATCAAAATGGTCTTGCCATCAATATTAAGAATGGATGTTCCGTGGCGAAAATGTGTAAAACTTATCATGTTAATTCCTCCTGCAGAGATGAGTACAGGAAGAACCTAAACAGTGTAGGTAACTACAGGGTCAAGACCTATTTATTATTTTTCCAAAAACTTCGCAAGAGGGCTTATCTTCTCGCGTCAGAAAGCTCTCCAAAGCGTTTTTCATTGTGAGAATATCTTCCCTTTGCTTTTCTAAATGATTAATCTTCTGTCTCAGAAATAGTTTGAATTCCTGGTCTTCTTTTGGAGTCCTGTCTAAATAATTAAAAAAAGTTTTGATTTCATTTAAGGTAAAACCAAATCGTTTGAATCTCAGAATCATATCTATTCTGAGGTGATCCCCCTCATCATAGACCCTATATCCATTAGAGGGATTACGTTTAGGTTTTAGTAAACCTTCCTTCTCATAGAATCTGAGAGCTTCAGGAGATATTCCTATGATTAGGGAAAACTCTTGTCTATTCATGATCTTCCTACCGTCTGTGACAAGTCCATTGGATGGACTGTTCTAACATTTGTCTAAAATGGGGGTCTTTCCATGTCTGATGATCATGCCCTGATAGAGTACAAAACATGCGGCTTTGCCCCCAATTCTTTGTCCACCCCAAGGCCTTCATACTCTTAGGATGATCAGTTTGAAAAATGACCTCACATTCCTTTTCTGGTTCGGCCATACAATAGGCTTCATCTAGCATCTTCCAGTTATTCAAACCTTCTGCTATAGGATGGCCAGGATTAGCAATATTAACAGCTATAGGTTCATCATGTTCATAGTAATCTAGATAGCGTTTAGGAAGGCCAGACAAATTATCCCAGAAAGACCAGCCGGGAAAGGACAAACAGCCGTGATGGAATAGGACAATCCCTTGGTTTGTATTTCCCAATTCTTGAAGTACACTTAAAGGTTTTCCCCTATACGGAGGAATACCTTCGTCAGTGGGGGCTTCTCTCATAAAAGTAAAAAATAATAGGACATCATAGAAATCTCTTTGTTCTTTTGATGTAGAAGCATAGTCATCAAGATGCTGGATATAGGCTTTGATAGATGACATACTGTCAAATAATTCATAGAATTGAGGAACATCAAAGGCTTTTCCGCCGGTTACGACAGCTAAGTTTATTTTGGAATTGTCATTCATGCCCTCCAATATAGCAGAAAATAGTCTATGGACAAAGCAAAGACAGAGTATAAAAGGAACCCTGGCCCAATTTTTTATTCAGCTTAATTAGGCAAGCCTAAGTCTTGCGACTGATTCTTAAATTAGTCGTTATTGAGAATTTCTCTTGTATTTTCACATCAATTAGGTAAAAATGACATTACCTATTAAATGGCTATAAAAGGAGACTTAAATGGCATATCAAATTACAGATGCTTGCAGTGAATGTGGATCTTGCCAACCTGAATGTCCAGTTGACGCAATCAGTGAAGGAAGTCCTTATTCAATTGATGCAGATACTTGCATAGACTGTGGGGCTTGTGCAGAAGTTTGCCCTGTAGAGGCAATCAAAGCTTAAATCAGAGTCCCCCATTTTGATGGGGGATTTTATTAATAATCGGATTTGTAAGTATTTTCTGATTCTTCGGCCTCTTCTTTCTCTACGCAGGTAGAACAGACACCGTTGATTTGTAGATTGATGTGAGAAGGTCGGAACCGATGTTTTTGGCAGATTCTATCTTCCAGGGCTTCCATACTATGGCCCCTAAGTTCAATAACTTTTCCACATCGTTCACAGATAAGGTGACCAAAATGTGTGTTTTCATGGATAAATTCATAAGTAGCATGACGATCACGCTCATACATTTTTCGAACAAAACCTATTTCTTCGAACATCTTTAAGGTTCGGTAAATGGTAGCTCTTGAGATTCTATTTTCACCTTTTTTAAGAATTTCTACTAATTCTTCAGCTTCAAAGTGCCCATCAAAATGAAATACTTCATCAAAAATAACAGTCCTTTCGAAAGTAATAAACCGTCCATTTTTCTGTAGGTATTTTTTAAACCGGGACAGAGCTTCTTCTTTTGTAATCCGCATGACATTTAAACCTTATTCTCTTTATATAACTTTGTCAAACCTAACAAACTTGATTTCATAAGTAAGATTATCTATATTCTCTGTAGGCAAAAGGAGTATTTGTGATTATTAAGACAGGAATACTTGGGTACGGATTATCCGGTTCTACATTTCATGGTCCTTTTTTAAAGGAAAACCCCAAATATAAAGTAACAAAAATCTTATCCTCCCGTGAGAATGATATCAAGAAAGATTTTCCCAATGTAGGGGTGGTAAGCTCAGTAGAATCAGTATTCCAAGATCCAGAAATAGATCTGGTAGTTATTACAACACCTAATACAACACATTTCCCCTATGCAAAGGCAGCACTC from Spirochaeta cellobiosiphila DSM 17781 harbors:
- a CDS encoding DUF362 domain-containing protein — protein: MAYQITDACSECGSCQPECPVDAISEGSPYSIDADTCIDCGACAEVCPVEAIKA
- a CDS encoding Fur family transcriptional regulator — its product is MRITKEEALSRFKKYLQKNGRFITFERTVIFDEVFHFDGHFEAEELVEILKKGENRISRATIYRTLKMFEEIGFVRKMYERDRHATYEFIHENTHFGHLICERCGKVIELRGHSMEALEDRICQKHRFRPSHINLQINGVCSTCVEKEEAEESENTYKSDY
- a CDS encoding ThuA domain-containing protein, with amino-acid sequence MNDNSKINLAVVTGGKAFDVPQFYELFDSMSSIKAYIQHLDDYASTSKEQRDFYDVLLFFTFMREAPTDEGIPPYRGKPLSVLQELGNTNQGIVLFHHGCLSFPGWSFWDNLSGLPKRYLDYYEHDEPIAVNIANPGHPIAEGLNNWKMLDEAYCMAEPEKECEVIFQTDHPKSMKALGWTKNWGQSRMFCTLSGHDHQTWKDPHFRQMLEQSIQWTCHRR
- a CDS encoding MerR family transcriptional regulator, producing the protein MNRQEFSLIIGISPEALRFYEKEGLLKPKRNPSNGYRVYDEGDHLRIDMILRFKRFGFTLNEIKTFFNYLDRTPKEDQEFKLFLRQKINHLEKQREDILTMKNALESFLTREDKPSCEVFGKIINRS